From Neobacillus sp. PS2-9, the proteins below share one genomic window:
- a CDS encoding YlmC/YmxH family sporulation protein — protein sequence MRLSELSGKEIVDVKKAERLGVLGQTDLEINESTGQIQALLIPSLKWFGFRKQGEEIRVPWKHIQKIGSDMIIIDVPEEE from the coding sequence ATGAGGTTAAGTGAATTGAGTGGGAAAGAGATTGTTGATGTAAAAAAGGCAGAACGCCTTGGTGTACTCGGACAAACTGACTTAGAAATTAATGAAAGCACGGGACAAATACAGGCGTTGCTTATTCCTTCATTAAAATGGTTTGGCTTTAGGAAACAAGGTGAAGAAATAAGAGTTCCCTGGAAACATATCCAAAAAATCGGATCGGATATGATTATTATTGATGTTCCCGAAGAAGAATAG